Proteins from one Nicotiana tabacum cultivar K326 chromosome 23, ASM71507v2, whole genome shotgun sequence genomic window:
- the LOC107767061 gene encoding lignin-forming anionic peroxidase-like encodes MISISNNAFAAIAAMFSLLFIFSSMQCHAQLSSTFYDGTCPNALNTIRTSVRQAVSRERRMAASLIRLHFHDCFVQGCDASILLDETPTIVSEKTALPNLGSARGYGIIEDAKRELEKTCPGIVSCADILAVAARDASTLVGGPTWAVKLGRRDSTTASHTLAETDLPGPFDPLNRLISSFASKGLSTRDMVALSGAHSIGQAQCFLFRDRIYGNGTDIDAGFASTRRRQCPKEDQNGNLAPLDLVTPNQLDNNYFKNLRQRKGLLQSDQVLLSGGSTDSIVSEYSNSPRAFASDFAAAMIRMGDISPITGQNGIIRTVCGSLN; translated from the exons ATGATTAGTATTTCAAACAACGCTTTTGCAGCCATTGCTGCtatgttttctcttctctttATATTCTCAAGCATGCAATGCCATGCACAACTTTCTTCCACATTCTATGATGGCACTTGCCCTAATGCTCTCAACACCATTCGTACAAGCGTTAGACAAGCAGTGTCACGTGAACGTCGTATGGCTGCATCTCTCATTCGCCTTCATTTCCATGATTGCTTTGTTCAG GGTTGTGATGCTTCTATCTTACTTGATGAGACCCCTACAATTGTTAGTGAGAAAACTGCATTGCCAAATCTTGGATCAGCTAGAGGCTATGGTATTATAGAAGATGCCAAAAGAGAGCTTGAAAAAACATGTCCAGGAATTGTATCATGTGCAGATATACTTGCCGTTGCCGCTAGAGATGCATCAACTCTA GTTGGAGGTCCAACATGGGCAGTGAAACTCGGAAGAAGAGATTCAACAACTGCTAGTCATACACTTGCTGAAACTGATCTCCCCGGTCCATTTGATCCTCTTAATAGGCTTATTTCTAGCTTTGCAAGCAAAGGCCTTAGCACAAGGGATATGGTTGCTTTATCAG GAGCACATTCAATTGGCCAAGCACAATGTTTCCTTTTCCGCGATAGGATTTATGGCAATGGAACAGACATTGATGCTGGATTTGCTAGCACAAGAAGACGTCAATGTCCTAAAGAAGACCAAAATGGAAACCTAGCTCCACTTGATTTGGTTACACCTAATCAATTGGATAACAATTATTTCAAGAACTTGAGGCAAAGAAAAGGTCTTCTTCAATCAGATCAAGTCCTTCTTAGTGGTGGATCTACCGATAGTATTGTTTCTGAATATAGTAACAGTCCTCGCGCATTTGCCTCTGATTTTGCTGCTGCTATGATTAGAATGGGAGATATTAGTCCCATAACTGGTCAAAATGGGATCATAAGAACTGTCTGCGGCTCCCTAAATTGA